The following are encoded in a window of Cyprinus carpio isolate SPL01 chromosome A13, ASM1834038v1, whole genome shotgun sequence genomic DNA:
- the LOC109086990 gene encoding probable N-acetyltransferase CML5, which produces MLWYQIREYRDADYSAVRTIYSTGFREHVGIVYLLALKQPSIQSMLCGVFLLIHILSGSILTGILGIGGVMLAVRMSVQYIFEQSIQLGLREDLLDIRNFYIQPGSRSCFWVAELKGSIVGTVGILPCVEEPGAWELKRISVKKEFWGCGLAKALCKTALDFVARHNVKRVCFFTSMVQTNAHKLYDSIGFVWPSPPARLINFMVFKFAHRNGGVMTC; this is translated from the coding sequence ATGTTGTGGTATCAGATCCGTGAGTATCGGGATGCAGATTACTCCGCTGTGAGGACGATATACTCCACTGGGTTCAGAGAGCATGTTGGAATTGTGTATCTTCTGGCCCTGAAGCAACCATCCATTCAATCTATGCTGTGCGGAGTCTTCCTTCTCATCCATATCCTCTCTGGCTCCATCCTGACCGGCATTTTGGGTATCGGAGGGGTTATGCTGGCTGTTCGGATGTCAGTGCAGTATATTTTTGAGCAGAGTATTCAGCTTGGTCTTAGAGAGGATCTGTTGGACATCAGGAACTTCTACATACAGCCTGGAAGTAGGAGCTGCTTTTGGGTTGCAGAACTGAAAGGGTCTATTGTCGGGACGGTGGGCATTTTGCCCTGTGTAGAGGAGCCAGGTGCTTGGGAACTGAAAAGGATCTCTGTGAAAAAGGAGTTTTGGGGTTGTGGCCTTGCAAAAGCTCTTTGTAAAACTGCTTTGGACTTTGTTGCTAGGCATAATGTGAAGAGAGTGTGTTTTTTCACCTCTATGGTCCAAACCAATGCTCATAAGCTTTATGACAGCATCGGGTTTGTGTGGCCATCACCTCCTGCCAGGCTGATCAATTTCATGGTGTTTAAATTTGCACACAGAAATG